The DNA sequence ATGGGCTGGTGTGTTTACTTCCGCACCGAAGGCCCGGTGATGCTGGCTCACCACACCATGAGCATCCTGGGTATTTTGTTGACCCTGAGCTTGGGAGAATCAGGCATCGAGTCCTGCGCCGTGCTCTTTGGCAGTGAGATCACCAACCCCCTGCTGCAAACTCGCTGGTTCCTGAGACAGTTGGGTCGCTATGAGAGCCTGACAGGGGAGGTGGTGGATGTTCTGTTTGTGGTGCTATTTGTGTTCATGCGCATAGTGGTTGGCGGGAGGATGTTGTACTGCGAGCTCATCTCCCCACGGCCCAGGTTAATTATAAAGTGTGGGGGAGTTGCCATGTATGTGCTGTCCTGGGTGTTCATGGTGGACATTGGTCGTTTCGCCTACCGCAAGAGTCAATCCAAATACAGACGCTGGAGAGACCAACACAAATTGGCAGCAGTTAACGGAAAGGCCGACTGAAAGACTTCCTTATCATTAGAAGATGAATAAAAACATCTAATGTTTATACTAATAGAACTTCTTTAACAAATGATTAACTACCAATGATTGTGTATGATTATTGGGGAGTAGTCTTTGGTATTCAGCTTACACTTGTACATTATTGTGCTCAGTTCAGGAAAACCAAGATGCTCAGTTTAGACATACACTGTTCATCACTCACTTTGGGttaataaactgggtggttcgagccctgaatgctgattggctgacagccgtggtatatcagaccgtatgccacgggtatgacaaaacatatatatttttttactgctctaattacgttggtaaccagtttataatagcaataaggcacgttgggggtttgtgatatatggccaatataccactgctaaggtcTGTTTCCAGGCACTAAGGGCTGTTTCCAGGctaagggctgtttttcatgcataagaacagcccgtagccgtggtatatatgtcatataccacacctcctcgagccttattgcttaattataacacAGGTTCATTGGAAGgtaatttacagtgccttcagaaagtgttcacaaccttttccctcattttgttcAAGTAAAATTCTATTTCTCACATGCTTTGAAGACAacgggtgtagactaacagtgaaatgcttacttacggatctatttccaacaatgcagagttaaagataagatAGAAAATGAAATATTAACATAAGAAATAAATACACATTGAATaaggagtaaaaataacatggatatattagcaagtagaaaataacatgactttATAAAGGGAGTACCaataccgagtcgatgtgcagggatacgaggtaattgaggtagctatgtactgtacatataggtaggggtaaagtgactaggcaacaggatagatagacagtagcagcagcgtgtggtgttgtcttacagcctgaattttaaaattGGATTCAATTGAggtttttggtcactggcctacacacaataacccataatgtcaaagtggaattgttagaaatttttacaaatgaattataaatgaaaagctgaaatgtcttgagcagtggtggaaaaagtacccaattgtcatacttgagtaaaagtaaagatacctcaatagaaaatgactccagtaGAAATGAACGTCACCCATTTCAAATACTACTTCggtaaaagtctaaaagcatttggttttaaatatagttaagtatcaaaagtaaatgtaattggaaaaaatatacttaagaatcaaaagaaagtataaataatttcaaatagcttatattaagcaaaccagactgcacaattttcttgttttttaaaatgtatttatggatagccaggggcacactccaacactcagacatcatttaca is a window from the Oncorhynchus tshawytscha isolate Ot180627B linkage group LG14, Otsh_v2.0, whole genome shotgun sequence genome containing:
- the LOC112266721 gene encoding TLC domain-containing protein 5-like; the encoded protein is MTSLAVGVVLCLTGWITLYTLLCNTNGSHGSEWNCRLVTLLHGILAVCITAYIGYVDGPWPFTHPGTKNTPLQISAMVISLGYFFFDMGWCVYFRTEGPVMLAHHTMSILGILLTLSLGESGIESCAVLFGSEITNPLLQTRWFLRQLGRYESLTGEVVDVLFVVLFVFMRIVVGGRMLYCELISPRPRLIIKCGGVAMYVLSWVFMVDIGRFAYRKSQSKYRRWRDQHKLAAVNGKAD